In Bythopirellula goksoeyrii, a single window of DNA contains:
- a CDS encoding S1C family serine protease codes for MQQEPHSDEFGALPVVEVRNQTTPSLLAETVPADQLVTQKDLSRLRRLLWIFGILMALLIAPSLAGRIQYALVEAEERAKFDVASDNIHQLDLMQLNDASRMLFDYVSPSVVHIRTHRGRDMGQGAGVIVDEAGYIVTNYHVVEGVGSLEVQLSDGRRGPASVIGSDPLVDVAVLKTELDDLHAAQWGDSDNLNVGEWVWALGSPFGFQKSITFGILSAKNRRGITTARDPGVSTERSSIYQEFLQTDAAVNPGNSGGPLVNVEGKIIGINTAIYGNTYQGISFSIPSSIAQASYEQLRKVGHVDRGYLGVGPRLVPDPVARLLGLEKDQGVLVADIRDDTPAEDAGIELGDVLLTWNGEEYSDPTLLSRAIAATPIGTTVPVDLIRQNRDGIKRLTVQVKVGARPQNESL; via the coding sequence ATGCAGCAAGAACCACATAGTGATGAATTCGGTGCTTTACCGGTTGTCGAAGTTCGTAATCAGACGACTCCGTCGCTGCTGGCCGAAACTGTGCCTGCCGATCAGTTGGTCACCCAGAAGGATCTCTCGCGGCTACGTCGTTTATTGTGGATCTTTGGCATCCTCATGGCGTTGCTGATTGCACCTTCCCTTGCTGGTAGAATCCAGTATGCGCTGGTTGAAGCTGAGGAGCGAGCGAAGTTCGATGTCGCCAGCGACAATATCCATCAGCTCGATCTGATGCAGCTTAACGATGCCTCGCGAATGTTGTTCGATTATGTCAGCCCCAGTGTCGTTCATATTCGTACTCATCGTGGAAGAGACATGGGCCAAGGAGCCGGTGTGATTGTAGACGAGGCCGGTTATATCGTCACCAATTATCATGTGGTTGAAGGAGTCGGATCGCTGGAAGTTCAATTGAGCGATGGCCGCCGTGGACCGGCAAGTGTCATCGGCAGCGACCCGCTAGTCGACGTTGCAGTATTGAAGACAGAACTTGACGATTTGCACGCTGCCCAATGGGGCGATAGCGACAACCTAAATGTTGGCGAATGGGTCTGGGCCTTGGGCAGTCCCTTTGGATTTCAGAAAAGCATCACTTTTGGAATTCTTAGTGCCAAGAATCGCCGGGGGATCACCACCGCGCGAGACCCCGGAGTCTCCACAGAACGAAGTTCGATCTATCAGGAGTTTTTGCAAACCGATGCAGCAGTTAACCCTGGTAACAGTGGCGGTCCCTTGGTGAACGTCGAAGGCAAGATCATTGGCATCAATACAGCTATTTACGGCAATACCTATCAGGGAATCAGCTTCTCGATCCCCAGTTCCATCGCTCAAGCCAGCTATGAGCAACTTCGAAAAGTGGGACATGTGGATCGTGGATATCTGGGAGTTGGTCCCCGGTTGGTCCCCGATCCTGTGGCACGACTCTTAGGCTTGGAAAAAGACCAGGGGGTACTGGTAGCCGACATCCGCGATGACACACCTGCAGAAGATGCCGGGATCGAATTGGGAGATGTCCTGCTAACATGGAACGGCGAGGAATATTCTGATCCAACCCTTTTGAGCCGAGCCATTGCTGCGACTCCAATCGGTACGACCGTGCCGGTAGATCTGATCCGTCAGAATCGTGACGGTATCAAGCGACTGACCGTCCAGGTGAAGGTAGGTGCGCGGCCGCAGAATGAATCGCTTTAG
- the aat gene encoding leucyl/phenylalanyl-tRNA--protein transferase yields the protein MPPKYFPNPAESSADGLVAVGGDLAPERLLDAYSHGIFPWPMDDFEPHVWWSPDPRAVLPLDGFRASRRLLRRVRSGQFTTTFDKEFGEVMRACATGPGRAGGTWITPDMIEGYCELHRLGHAHSVEVWQADKLVGGVYGVSVGGLFAAESMFHRERDASKVALFRLVEHLNARGYQLLDVQQWTSHTGSLGVIEIPRSEYLQRLVEVVDLPVTF from the coding sequence ATGCCCCCGAAATACTTCCCGAATCCAGCAGAGTCCTCCGCTGACGGCCTGGTAGCTGTAGGAGGGGATCTTGCGCCTGAGCGGCTTTTGGACGCATACAGTCATGGGATATTTCCTTGGCCTATGGATGATTTTGAGCCGCATGTGTGGTGGTCACCTGATCCTCGAGCGGTATTGCCGCTTGATGGATTTCGTGCCTCGAGGCGACTCTTGCGGCGAGTTCGTTCGGGACAGTTCACGACTACCTTCGACAAGGAGTTCGGCGAAGTAATGCGGGCTTGCGCAACTGGCCCTGGGCGTGCGGGTGGCACTTGGATTACTCCTGACATGATTGAGGGCTATTGTGAACTTCACCGACTTGGTCACGCCCACAGCGTCGAAGTGTGGCAGGCCGATAAACTCGTCGGCGGTGTTTATGGCGTAAGCGTTGGAGGGCTGTTTGCTGCCGAGAGTATGTTCCATCGAGAGCGAGATGCCTCGAAGGTCGCACTTTTCCGTTTGGTCGAACATCTCAATGCCCGCGGCTACCAACTGCTCGACGTCCAGCAGTGGACTTCGCACACGGGAAGTTTGGGGGTGATTGAGATACCGCGGAGTGAGTATCTGCAAAGGCTGGTAGAGGTTGTTGATCTGCCGGTGACGTTTTAA
- a CDS encoding sugar phosphate isomerase/epimerase family protein, translating into MQLGFVSAIFGDLSLEEVLRHARDIGYDCVEVMCWPPGGPDRKHGGVMHIDVTEFSQSQADDVRALCEKYGVGISALGYYSVPLSANEEQARAAIEHIPKVIDAAVKLGLDNVNSFIGANQNLPLEENFRKFTEVWPALIKYAEDKNIRIGIENCPMLFENTWPSGLNLARTPAIWRRMFEAIPSANFGLNYDPSHLEMQLMDPIAPIKEFGSRIFHTHAKDMRVNLDQLDEVGSLALPMERSTAKIPGLGDIDWGRWIAALTDVGYDGPVCVEVEDESFEGSVERRLQSLKISHNVLRPLIA; encoded by the coding sequence ATGCAACTCGGATTTGTCAGCGCCATCTTTGGTGATTTATCCCTCGAAGAAGTCCTCCGGCATGCCCGCGACATCGGCTACGACTGCGTCGAAGTCATGTGCTGGCCCCCCGGGGGACCCGATCGCAAGCATGGCGGTGTGATGCACATCGACGTGACCGAGTTTTCTCAGTCGCAAGCGGACGATGTGAGAGCGCTCTGCGAAAAGTATGGCGTGGGCATCTCGGCCTTGGGCTATTACTCTGTGCCACTGTCGGCTAACGAAGAGCAGGCCCGCGCCGCCATCGAACATATCCCCAAGGTAATCGACGCCGCAGTCAAGCTAGGTTTGGACAATGTCAATTCATTTATCGGAGCGAATCAGAACTTACCGCTAGAGGAGAATTTCAGAAAGTTCACTGAGGTCTGGCCAGCTCTGATCAAGTATGCCGAAGATAAGAACATTCGTATTGGCATTGAAAATTGCCCGATGCTGTTCGAGAACACTTGGCCCTCTGGCTTGAATCTGGCTCGCACTCCAGCCATTTGGCGGCGGATGTTTGAAGCGATTCCGTCGGCGAACTTTGGCCTAAACTATGATCCATCGCATTTGGAGATGCAGTTGATGGACCCCATTGCTCCGATCAAAGAGTTTGGCAGTCGAATCTTTCATACTCACGCTAAGGATATGCGTGTGAATCTCGACCAACTTGACGAAGTCGGTTCGCTCGCACTCCCCATGGAGCGTAGCACTGCCAAGATCCCCGGTTTGGGAGACATCGATTGGGGTCGCTGGATCGCGGCACTCACGGACGTGGGGTACGATGGTCCCGTCTGTGTTGAGGTAGAAGACGAATCCTTTGAAGGCTCAGTCGAACGACGCCTACAATCGCTGAAGATTAGCCATAATGTTTTGCGGCCTCTGATTGCTTAA
- a CDS encoding DUF7453 family protein, which translates to MLFVSNFRRALLTATTLAISFCLALTAQADGDLRTVALTGHQVPGAEPGVRFGGSVAPPALNAAGQTAFVGGLIGSGVDSTNDSGIYLEEGGTLREVAREGNQAPGANPGVVFGPFYPPLLDAAGHTSFRNFLAGPGVNFTNEYAIYSDGTGTLVEVARGGSQVPGANPGVKFFFYFSVPSIVLNSPGQTAFRAELNGEGVISTNDEGIYSQRGGTLAEVARAGNQAPDAGAGVVFRGFSDPVLNSTGRIAFFGELSGTGVNGANNSGIYSQVGGTLAEVTREGNQAPGAAPGVVFSFPDSTSPVLNSAGQTAFRGFLTGPGVDSTNNSGIYSGWRGSLEEVARAGNQAPSGGQGVVFVGFSAPVINAAGQTAFGSRLTGTGLNSLNDYAIYSDGTGTLAEVARAGSQAPGANPGVVLRFFLSPMLNAAGQTAFENILAGPGVNSTNDFGLYATDRNGQLVEIVREGNVIDVNDDPLVNDLRTISSFSVATNTGNEDGRPSGFNDVGQLAFSAQFTDGTSGIFVSNRVAVLPEPGDFDLDGDVDGRDFLAWQRNPAVGDLVNWQLNYGFNSPTFSAATVVPEPATAALLALCLQALLPRRIR; encoded by the coding sequence ATGCTCTTCGTTTCAAACTTCCGCCGCGCGTTGTTGACTGCGACGACCTTGGCCATTTCGTTTTGTCTGGCCCTCACCGCCCAAGCCGACGGAGACCTGCGAACCGTTGCCCTCACCGGCCACCAGGTACCAGGTGCCGAGCCTGGAGTCCGGTTCGGCGGCTCCGTTGCGCCTCCGGCGCTAAACGCCGCCGGACAGACCGCGTTTGTCGGCGGTCTCATTGGCTCTGGTGTGGACTCGACGAATGACTCCGGCATCTACCTTGAGGAGGGCGGCACGCTGCGTGAAGTTGCCCGTGAGGGCAATCAGGCCCCCGGCGCTAACCCCGGTGTAGTATTCGGACCCTTCTATCCCCCTTTGTTAGATGCCGCAGGTCACACCTCATTCCGCAACTTTCTCGCTGGTCCGGGCGTGAACTTTACGAATGAGTATGCCATTTACAGCGATGGAACCGGCACTTTAGTCGAAGTTGCCCGAGGGGGCAGTCAGGTTCCTGGCGCCAATCCTGGTGTCAAGTTCTTTTTCTACTTCAGTGTTCCCTCGATTGTACTAAATTCTCCTGGGCAGACCGCGTTCCGAGCCGAGCTCAACGGAGAAGGGGTGATTTCAACTAACGACGAGGGAATCTATAGTCAGCGAGGAGGCACACTGGCCGAGGTTGCCCGTGCTGGCAATCAAGCCCCCGACGCAGGTGCTGGAGTGGTGTTCAGAGGCTTCTCCGACCCTGTGCTAAACTCCACTGGGCGAATCGCTTTCTTCGGGGAACTGAGTGGCACAGGAGTAAATGGAGCGAACAATTCCGGAATTTATAGCCAAGTTGGCGGTACTCTGGCAGAAGTCACTCGCGAGGGTAACCAAGCACCCGGAGCCGCCCCCGGAGTTGTGTTCAGTTTCCCTGACTCCACCTCCCCCGTGCTTAATTCTGCGGGGCAGACTGCGTTCAGAGGTTTCCTCACAGGTCCGGGTGTGGACTCGACGAACAACAGCGGCATTTACAGCGGATGGAGAGGCTCACTGGAAGAGGTAGCCCGCGCAGGGAACCAAGCACCCAGCGGCGGCCAAGGCGTCGTTTTCGTCGGCTTTTCTGCTCCTGTGATAAATGCTGCGGGACAGACCGCATTCGGCAGCCGTCTGACCGGCACTGGTTTGAACTCGTTGAACGATTATGCCATCTACAGTGATGGAACCGGCACGTTAGCCGAAGTTGCTCGAGCGGGCAGTCAGGCCCCTGGCGCCAATCCCGGTGTCGTTCTCAGATTTTTCCTTTCCCCTATGTTAAATGCCGCAGGGCAGACCGCGTTCGAAAACATTCTCGCTGGTCCGGGCGTGAACTCGACCAACGACTTCGGCCTCTACGCAACAGACCGCAACGGCCAGCTTGTTGAAATCGTACGTGAAGGCAACGTAATCGACGTCAACGACGACCCGCTGGTCAACGACCTGCGGACGATCTCCTCCTTCAGTGTGGCCACGAACACCGGCAACGAGGACGGCCGCCCGTCGGGCTTCAACGACGTCGGCCAGCTCGCCTTCAGTGCACAGTTCACTGATGGAACTTCGGGTATTTTCGTCTCCAACCGAGTCGCGGTTCTACCTGAACCCGGTGACTTCGATCTAGACGGTGACGTGGATGGCCGGGACTTCCTGGCTTGGCAACGCAATCCCGCAGTCGGCGACCTTGTGAATTGGCAACTTAACTATGGTTTTAATTCACCCACTTTCTCGGCTGCAACTGTTGTCCCCGAACCCGCCACCGCAGCACTACTCGCCCTCTGCCTCCAGGCCCTGCTCCCCCGGCGGATTCGTTAG
- a CDS encoding DUF7453 family protein: protein MLFSSLSSRTYSITVTMACSLCLTPIAQADGDLRTVVLTGDQAPGADPGVVFSSFPSFGIGAGVPPMIDAMGQTAFFGQLTGPGVNSTNDDGIYSEGKGTLAEVARKGDQAPGADSGVVFSGLRSPVLSAAGQTAFGSFLAGPGVSSTNGIGIYIEGGHSLFEVARAGNQAPGADPGSVFSGLSFLNLSVLNTSGHTAFSGTLTGMGVNSTNGIGIYSGGNGSLAEVARAGDQAHGADPGIFFSSFELPLLNATGQTVFIGVLAGPGVNSNTDSAIYKNEGVPLTEVIREGNQAPGADPGVVFSGFNSNLGISSVPVLNAAGQTAFFGVLTGPGVNGLSNTGIYSEGRGPLTEVARAGNPAPGASPGVVFSSFFSDPVINSTGQTAFQGRIRGPGVFFNEAIYSEGSGTLAEVAREDNQVPGANPGVTFSHFDLGSLVLNGAGQTAFSAYLSGSGVSFANDLGIYATTRDGLLIEIVREGDLIDVNDDPLIDDLRTISLLSVLNKTGNEDGRASSFNDHGQLAFRATFTDGTEGIFVSNRVAIPEPTTAALLALCLSALIPRRHSK from the coding sequence ATGCTCTTCAGTTCACTTTCAAGCAGAACATATTCTATAACGGTCACCATGGCTTGTTCGCTATGTCTGACCCCGATCGCCCAAGCCGACGGCGACCTGCGAACCGTCGTCCTCACCGGCGACCAAGCCCCCGGCGCTGACCCCGGGGTCGTGTTTAGCAGCTTCCCAAGCTTCGGCATAGGTGCAGGCGTTCCTCCCATGATCGACGCTATGGGTCAGACTGCATTCTTTGGGCAACTCACCGGCCCAGGCGTGAACTCGACGAACGACGATGGCATCTACAGTGAGGGGAAAGGCACTCTAGCCGAAGTCGCTCGCAAGGGCGACCAAGCTCCTGGCGCGGACTCTGGTGTTGTGTTCAGCGGCCTGCGATCCCCCGTCTTAAGTGCTGCGGGGCAAACCGCGTTTGGTAGCTTTCTAGCGGGTCCTGGTGTAAGCTCGACGAATGGGATCGGGATTTACATCGAGGGAGGTCACTCACTTTTCGAAGTGGCCCGTGCAGGCAACCAAGCCCCGGGTGCCGACCCTGGTTCTGTCTTTAGCGGCCTCAGCTTTCTCAACCTCTCCGTGCTTAACACCTCGGGGCACACTGCATTCAGCGGAACTCTCACTGGCATGGGAGTGAACTCGACAAATGGCATCGGTATCTACAGCGGTGGAAACGGCTCCCTGGCCGAGGTGGCACGCGCCGGCGATCAAGCCCACGGAGCCGATCCCGGCATCTTCTTCAGCAGCTTCGAACTCCCCTTGCTGAACGCCACGGGCCAAACTGTGTTCATTGGCGTACTTGCCGGCCCGGGCGTGAATTCAAATACCGACTCCGCCATCTATAAAAATGAGGGCGTTCCGCTGACCGAGGTTATAAGAGAGGGCAATCAAGCCCCCGGTGCCGACCCCGGCGTCGTGTTCAGCGGCTTCAACAGCAACCTCGGGATCAGCAGCGTGCCCGTGCTCAATGCCGCGGGGCAAACTGCTTTCTTCGGCGTCCTCACTGGCCCGGGCGTGAACGGATTAAGCAACACTGGCATTTACAGTGAGGGCAGAGGCCCTTTGACAGAAGTGGCCCGTGCAGGCAATCCGGCACCTGGCGCGAGTCCCGGTGTCGTGTTCTCCAGCTTTTTTTCTGACCCTGTAATCAACTCTACAGGACAGACTGCGTTCCAGGGTCGCATCAGAGGTCCGGGAGTCTTTTTCAACGAGGCCATTTATAGCGAAGGGAGTGGCACGCTCGCCGAAGTGGCCCGCGAGGACAACCAAGTTCCCGGTGCCAATCCCGGAGTGACGTTCAGTCATTTTGATTTAGGCTCCCTTGTACTAAACGGTGCGGGACAGACCGCTTTCAGTGCGTACCTTTCCGGCTCGGGTGTGAGCTTTGCTAATGACCTTGGCATCTACGCCACAACGCGCGACGGCTTGCTCATCGAGATTGTGCGCGAAGGAGATCTCATCGATGTCAACGACGACCCACTGATTGACGATCTGAGAACGATCTCCCTGCTAAGCGTCCTTAACAAGACCGGAAACGAAGATGGGCGCGCGTCAAGCTTCAACGACCACGGACAGCTCGCCTTCAGAGCTACCTTCACTGATGGCACAGAAGGCATCTTCGTCTCCAACCGCGTCGCCATCCCCGAGCCCACTACAGCAGCGCTCCTCGCCCTCTGCCTTTCCGCACTTATTCCCCGACGGCACAGCAAGTAG
- a CDS encoding RNA polymerase sigma factor, with the protein MASETQPDWACLVDKHAERVFRIAYRILGSVQDAEDVSQNVFSEAVKLHAAGPIQSWLGLFVRLASLRALDMRRSRRSVLQLIESDRATQSGPAEEAIGAELAVWLREATSRLPDQQAAVFSLTYYEHLDRGTIAEVLEIEPEAVSTCLYKARKRLRSELQVLDGGTE; encoded by the coding sequence GTGGCGAGTGAAACCCAGCCCGATTGGGCCTGTTTGGTCGATAAACACGCTGAACGGGTATTCAGGATTGCCTATAGAATTCTCGGTTCCGTTCAAGATGCCGAGGATGTTTCGCAAAATGTCTTCAGTGAGGCGGTCAAACTGCATGCGGCGGGGCCCATCCAAAGTTGGCTTGGACTGTTTGTGCGTCTTGCTTCATTGAGGGCTTTGGACATGCGGCGAAGTCGCCGGAGTGTGCTGCAACTGATCGAAAGCGATCGGGCCACCCAGAGCGGGCCTGCCGAGGAGGCCATTGGTGCTGAGCTCGCCGTCTGGCTCCGCGAAGCAACTAGTCGCTTGCCGGATCAACAGGCAGCCGTGTTTTCATTGACTTACTATGAACATCTCGATCGAGGCACTATTGCCGAGGTCTTAGAGATTGAACCCGAGGCTGTTTCGACATGCCTCTACAAGGCACGCAAACGGCTAAGATCTGAACTGCAAGTCTTAGATGGAGGAACAGAATAA
- a CDS encoding trans-sulfuration enzyme family protein: MQFRTRAIHVGNERCPTTGAVVPPIHVASTFVQPGAGEWGEFDYSRSGNPTRKALEATLASLEAGSGALAFASGMAATHCVTAMLRSGDHIVAGSDIYGGSYRLFHKVANRAGITITLVDTTNPENLQQAFTEKTKLVWIETPGNPRMSITDIAACAEIAHEHGALLGVDSTFATPVLSRPLELGADIVMHSATKYLGGHSDLMGGALVMRDQALRDELYFVQNATGAIMGPLECFLCSRGLKTLELRVREQSRTALALAEWLDSHPQVNRVLYPGLPEHPGHEIAKKQMDSGFGGMLTFELKGNFEQTKEFVQATKLFQLAVSLGAVESLIEQPASMSHASYDAADRAKHGITDGLIRLSVGLEALDDLQADLQQAFESVR; encoded by the coding sequence ATGCAATTCCGAACTCGGGCTATCCATGTTGGCAATGAACGCTGTCCTACGACAGGGGCTGTGGTGCCGCCAATCCATGTCGCTTCCACGTTTGTGCAACCTGGCGCGGGCGAATGGGGCGAGTTCGACTACTCGCGGAGTGGAAATCCTACCCGTAAAGCATTGGAAGCTACGCTTGCCTCACTCGAAGCTGGCAGCGGCGCACTCGCCTTTGCCAGTGGCATGGCCGCTACCCACTGTGTCACAGCCATGCTCCGCTCGGGGGATCATATTGTCGCCGGCAGCGATATCTACGGTGGCAGCTATCGCCTGTTTCACAAAGTAGCCAATCGAGCGGGCATCACCATCACTTTGGTCGACACCACCAATCCGGAGAATCTCCAGCAGGCCTTTACTGAGAAGACGAAACTCGTCTGGATCGAGACCCCCGGCAACCCGCGAATGTCGATCACCGATATTGCCGCCTGTGCCGAGATCGCCCATGAGCACGGAGCACTATTGGGCGTCGACAGCACGTTTGCCACACCCGTGCTTTCGCGACCACTGGAATTGGGGGCCGATATCGTGATGCACTCGGCAACCAAATACCTCGGCGGACACAGCGATCTCATGGGTGGCGCGCTGGTGATGCGCGACCAAGCCCTTCGCGACGAATTATACTTTGTGCAGAACGCCACCGGGGCCATTATGGGACCACTCGAATGCTTCTTGTGTTCGCGCGGTTTGAAGACTTTGGAGTTGCGAGTCCGCGAGCAGAGCCGCACCGCCCTCGCCCTGGCCGAGTGGCTCGATTCCCATCCGCAGGTCAATCGTGTGCTCTACCCCGGATTACCCGAGCATCCCGGCCACGAGATTGCTAAAAAACAAATGGACAGTGGCTTCGGCGGAATGCTCACCTTTGAACTCAAAGGCAACTTCGAGCAAACCAAAGAGTTCGTCCAAGCAACCAAGCTCTTCCAACTGGCCGTCAGCCTGGGCGCCGTAGAATCGCTCATCGAACAACCCGCTTCCATGTCCCACGCCAGCTATGATGCTGCTGACCGAGCCAAACACGGGATCACCGACGGCCTGATCCGCCTCTCGGTTGGCCTGGAGGCTCTTGACGATCTCCAAGCTGATCTGCAGCAAGCGTTTGAATCCGTACGCTGA
- a CDS encoding trans-sulfuration enzyme family protein, with protein MSHVEMSNPPKNAGTSDHTPREPAEGFGEDFSTLSVHAGEARQKPGDSITDPIFCASTYTFTDTQAVINYIEQNQAREEYGRYGNPGERVVERKLAALEGAEDAILYSSGMAAFVGLLMTKLSACDEVIFFDECYHRSREFCTKHLSRFGVVTRQVRACDYEAMEAAINPHTKLLVSESPTNPHMSCVDLERFAQIGKEYGVETLIDATLATPYNLRPISAGIDYVLHSATKYLGGHNDLLAGAIMGKKDKLEPVRKLRGIMGAVNGPQNVYLLSRGLKTFELRMQRHNENGQRVAEFLENHPRIERVLYPGLASHPYHEIAQETMRGFGGLITFFVKDADWRETANIVDAVKIPRIAPSLGGVESLIEQPLVMSYYQCTPEERREYGIPDNMIRLSCGIENSEDLIADLEQALRS; from the coding sequence ATGAGTCACGTTGAAATGTCAAATCCTCCGAAGAATGCAGGAACATCGGACCACACGCCTCGCGAACCCGCAGAGGGCTTTGGGGAAGATTTCTCCACGCTCTCTGTCCACGCCGGCGAAGCGCGGCAAAAGCCGGGGGACTCGATCACCGATCCGATTTTTTGTGCCTCGACTTACACATTCACCGATACGCAGGCGGTGATCAACTACATCGAGCAGAACCAGGCTCGTGAGGAATATGGCCGCTACGGCAACCCGGGAGAAAGGGTCGTCGAACGCAAATTGGCCGCACTCGAAGGGGCCGAAGATGCCATACTCTATTCGAGTGGCATGGCAGCCTTTGTGGGCCTCTTGATGACGAAGCTCAGCGCCTGCGATGAAGTCATCTTCTTCGACGAATGTTACCATCGCAGCCGTGAGTTTTGTACTAAACATCTCTCGCGGTTTGGTGTGGTGACGCGGCAGGTTCGTGCCTGCGATTATGAAGCGATGGAAGCAGCCATCAATCCACACACAAAGCTCTTGGTAAGCGAGTCACCAACCAATCCGCACATGAGCTGCGTCGACTTGGAACGGTTTGCGCAGATTGGAAAGGAATACGGAGTCGAAACACTCATCGATGCCACCTTGGCAACGCCTTACAACTTGCGTCCAATCTCAGCCGGGATCGACTACGTGCTCCACTCCGCGACGAAGTATCTGGGTGGGCACAACGATCTGCTGGCTGGTGCTATCATGGGCAAGAAGGACAAGCTGGAACCCGTACGCAAGCTCCGCGGGATCATGGGAGCCGTCAATGGTCCCCAAAACGTATACCTCCTTTCACGAGGCTTAAAGACCTTTGAGCTCCGTATGCAGCGGCACAATGAGAATGGTCAGCGTGTTGCCGAGTTTTTGGAGAATCATCCTCGCATCGAGCGGGTATTGTATCCTGGTTTGGCCTCGCATCCGTATCATGAAATCGCTCAAGAAACGATGCGCGGTTTCGGTGGACTGATTACTTTCTTTGTAAAGGATGCTGACTGGCGTGAGACGGCCAACATCGTCGACGCGGTAAAGATTCCGCGAATTGCACCAAGCCTGGGTGGCGTCGAATCGCTCATCGAACAACCCTTAGTGATGAGCTACTACCAATGCACCCCCGAAGAACGCCGCGAATATGGCATCCCCGACAATATGATCCGGCTCTCCTGCGGCATCGAGAACAGCGAAGATCTGATCGCAGACCTAGAGCAAGCGCTGAGGAGTTGA
- a CDS encoding glycine zipper domain-containing protein has product MLLIVGVSSLGCRSPYYADRGAGLGALAGAGAGAIIGDATGGNAGTGALIGAGLGAVTGGVVGSEMDAMQAQNRAEIAAQMGRQIPVGAASIEEVVAMTNSGVDPSLIQNYVRTSGMSRPVTAADVIYLHNQGVATNVIQIMQTPPAPVALAQGPPVVVEEHYYGGPAWGPPPCWGPGYGYYRGPRCGARTSFGVTVVK; this is encoded by the coding sequence ATGTTATTGATTGTCGGTGTTTCCTCTCTTGGATGCCGGTCGCCCTACTACGCCGACCGAGGTGCCGGTTTGGGTGCTTTAGCCGGCGCAGGTGCGGGCGCGATCATTGGCGACGCAACTGGCGGCAACGCCGGAACCGGTGCCCTGATTGGTGCCGGACTTGGCGCAGTAACAGGAGGCGTCGTGGGTTCTGAGATGGACGCCATGCAGGCGCAGAACCGTGCAGAGATTGCCGCACAGATGGGACGCCAAATTCCGGTCGGTGCCGCCTCGATCGAAGAGGTCGTCGCGATGACCAACTCGGGAGTCGATCCGTCGCTGATTCAGAACTATGTCCGTACTTCAGGAATGTCTCGTCCGGTCACGGCGGCCGACGTGATTTATCTCCACAACCAGGGTGTCGCCACGAACGTAATTCAAATCATGCAAACCCCCCCGGCGCCGGTGGCACTGGCCCAAGGACCCCCAGTAGTCGTAGAGGAACATTACTATGGTGGCCCCGCCTGGGGTCCGCCACCATGCTGGGGCCCCGGTTACGGCTACTACCGCGGTCCACGCTGTGGGGCGAGGACGAGCTTTGGGGTGACGGTGGTAAAGTAG
- a CDS encoding ParE family toxin-like protein: MISKLTPGFRRDFDKLPKSVQERARAAYRRFQTDSSHPGLQFKRLQTSQSLWSIRVTESYRAVCVRESADKVIWFFIGTHAEYDKLLSNL, translated from the coding sequence GTGATATCAAAGCTCACACCCGGATTTCGTCGGGATTTTGACAAGCTGCCCAAGTCAGTTCAGGAGCGGGCACGGGCTGCTTATCGTCGTTTTCAAACAGACTCTTCACACCCAGGATTGCAATTTAAACGATTGCAAACAAGTCAATCGCTTTGGTCAATTCGAGTGACCGAATCCTATCGTGCGGTGTGCGTGAGAGAGTCCGCAGACAAAGTCATTTGGTTTTTCATTGGCACTCATGCCGAGTACGATAAACTTCTCTCTAACCTGTAA